The Ricinus communis isolate WT05 ecotype wild-type chromosome 8, ASM1957865v1, whole genome shotgun sequence sequence attgtacaATCTTTCtatgtaaaatattaattcacatttcaatttattattctttcttcttaATGTGTCTGATACATGTCCAATTTATTCATGTCTCTAACACTACATATCTTCATTAGTGGTATGTGGAACTTTCATAGGCTTAAGCTCATTTAtactctttaatttttctaaattatattttacataactttctaatgtttatttctcaaaaaaattcttaacagACATATTCTTTGATCTATATTCTTATAACATTTGAAtactctttattatattattttcattatttttcaaactttttgtcatttttttatttaaatgttttaagtTGTGTCGattaaaaatatcaagttaaatttcttaaaaagtgTTTAAATAGTTTAGATGACGTGTAATAGCTTCTCGTTTAAATGCAAACTAAATTGGATAAAATTTAAAGGTattgaaaagagaaattaaacaACATTAGAAGAGAGACTTTAAAAGAGATTGCATCAAATGAGTGCAAACTTGAAAATCTAGGAATGAAGTTTGAGAGATTTTCTCCCTAGTTTCTCAAACTTGCATTTTATgaattcttttctctctttttttttgtatttttattttaattatatctatttaaactctttaattaggaattaatggtttgaaatataattttatttaattatttataaaatctaagtTTATCTGATATGTGGTATTTTTGTTCTACATGCTTAGTTTTTTTGGGtactaaaattatgatttatgTTGGATTATAGATTAAGAGATGGTAACACAAtacctataaatatttatttaattgctaATTGATGAGAGAGTATAATTAGCAATTAGACATTTTTAGAGTTTGCTTAAAGCAAAAATTTTAGTAAACaaagataatttaattatacaagTGTTGATTGAATTGATTGTTTGATTGTCGAAATTGTGGTTTAATTGGTTAAAATATCAATAGTATTTACTCAATGCTTTTGAATAACCTGAATCATATAGTGACTTGGAGATTATAGATATTTGATTAATGgagtataaataaatattaattcctaataatttaaatatcactattattttctttaattaaatcttatgttcttaattagttttaaaatgataattaattttataggtTAATTTagactaatttattatttgtatatatatatatatatatatatatatatatatatatatatatatattgtgaattttgtatttttgctaaatcatgaattttcttttcttcctacGAATACAAAAACAAATTTGTGTCTTAAGCCTTTACCCAACTTCTTTTTGTATTGATTTAATCATCTAATATGTTATAGACTCGcaatagtttattttatatttttatattctcttaaattttatatatatatatatatatttaatatataattcagaaaataagaaacacaatagtttatttttatatttttatattctcttaactttttttatatatatatttaacatgtaattcagaaaaataaagaaaagatcgAAGTGTTATAATTCACCCAACCAAACTTGGGAAGAAGATGAAATTGGGGAAAGTAGCtgcaaattaaaattaaaaaaaaaaaaaaaccacgtGAAGGAGAAAAAGTGAAATATCCGAAGAATATGGGTGTATTAAAGAAGATAGCATTTCAACAAGGATGAAATTTGGAAAGGTGCATtgaatagaaatagaaaatttttgTCCAGACTCACTCAGACTCggtatatatttctatttgtACGTCAAATCAGAATAATGATTgatatattcattagttttaatttatacgtattattcttttattaattgtggtgtatataccaaatttaggtaagaaaatttcaaatagAAATCGAGGAACCAATATTGACACTCCATGGGTAGCTCTCTTCTTCCCCTTCAAGTTTCCACTTCAAATGACAAAATTAGCCACCGgatcataattaataattatgttcagcctttcaatttttttaatttctagaCATAAAATGAATTGAAGCTGATGccagaatttttatattcctTATGGGATGTTAAAGGCTAGTTTTCAATATCCATAAATCCGTACAAGTTACACTTAATTTATGCAAATTGTGAGTCATATACTCTGGCATATTTCTGTACCGAAGTAGAAATTATGTACTATCCTAGGAATTGAGAACACACATTTCTTACAGTTGTTACATACAACAGATGCTGCATAACTAGATTTACCATGCAAACAAAATAATCGAATTGGCTTCACTCATCAAAACAAACTCACTATTTACTCTTCGCTAAAGTCAGGTTCTGGGGGCTTTTGCAGTGTCAGCAAGCCTGCGGTACTGTTTGTGCTGCGAAGCCTGTGAGCACGAATAGCATTGGCTGCAAAGCGAGAGGCAAGGAGTGTCGCCCCCAGCGTGGAAGAACTATCACTTCGCTGAACTAATGCTTGTTCATCATTATATTCCTCCTCGTAttccatttcttctttttcttcgtcttcttcttcttctagcATACGAAGTTCTGCTGCCTTTCTCCTGGCATACCGTCTCCAAGATGCTTGGATTAAGCAAGAAGCCCATGTCCTCCATTGTTGCGAGTAGAAACGGAAAGTGTGTTGAACCTGCCTGCTGTGAAGACGCCTAAACTGACTTGCGACGAACTTCAGCTCTTCAGCTTCTAAAGCAAATGCCTCTACCTCAGTTAAGGCCCAAACTGTCCTAGTAGATGATGGTAAACTAGCGCCAGCTTTTGGATCCAGTGCCCAAGTTAGAAGCTCTTCTCCACAAAAGTCCCCTTCTTTCAAGAACCCTCTGTTGAAAAATCCACTCCTTCCACCATCTGTGGTCACACTCTCCAGGCGGCCACGAATAATGAACAACATCTCATCTACAGGGTCCCCTTCCCGGACTATGTATGTTTGTTCTGTGTATAGACTTGGCTTCAGTCGTTCACAAATGGCATCAAGCAACCTTTCATCCATATTGGCAAAAAGAGGAACCTACATTATCACCATAGCGTAAAATATTGCTATTAGAGAACAACGGGATGCATACATCTGAGCAAGAAAATGCAGCTAATTTATACTTACCCTTCTAACCAAATTTAAACAAAGATGTCTCTTGATATCCCTCCTGAGATCTTTTGGTAGAGTCTGGACTAAACTTTCCTCATCCACTCCACGAGTTTCCAACCACTTGTACTGATCATAGCGCCTGACTCGCTCTCTAAGATCCTGCGGAAGCAAGCGATGATGCATCCACTGCTCTGAATCACGCCTCTTGATCCTCATTTCCTCTAGACGAACTGTTATTGATGAAAGGTAGGTCTGTTGCAAACAAAAGAACAGTATTCAGTTTTATAGCTTCCATTACATCTGTTCATATGTAGGCATATGTtctcatataaatttttttcagtGAATTAGGTTCTTTCCATTAATATCATTGTGGGTACTAATAATATCCTACAGAGGTCATAACATAGTCATAGACAATGGGATGAGAAGCCTTAGTGCTTAAACAAATGAAtactttatttgaaatttaccATACCTGCATGTTTCCAATCAAAAGTGCAAAGAGGATAAGCCCAGAAATAGCTATTGCTATAGAAAACAGAACCTCTAAAGGATAGGTGCTGGTTGCAAGACCCTGACCAAGTGTACTGTAGAAAATAGAATACCATTAAGcataaaacaaatgaaaaatataagattGAAATGTGGGAGCTCATTGAAAACTTATAAATTGCTGAAATGAAACAGCTTTATGCAGAATCTTGATACTAGAAATTTTCTGCGGATAGTACAAAATAAGTTGCAGactaatattatctttaagcATTGTTGAACACGAAAAGAAATCAAGCAGTGTATACCTCAAGTTTTGCAAGCCCCACCATAAACAGTAAAAGAATTTAGTGACGAATATCCTGGATGCGACAATGTCTGATAACATGGCCTGTGTATAGAttccataattaaaattagaattaccATCTTCAGCAACATTACAGTTTTTCGAAAGGACACCCTCGCTGATCCTCCGCCATTCATGGAAACCGGGCAATACCCGGTTGCCACAATACAAGAAGCTTATCACACATCTCCCACTCTGAATGCAAGCTTTCTGCCAGCATGTGTCCTTTCTTTCAACAGCCAATAAGTACCAGAAAGCTCCTGCTATCTGCAAAATTGCGTCCAAGATTGATCAGATAAATTTGATGAGAATCTTTACTATAAATGCTTGGTGGATCAACTAAAAGGTTAACACGATGTGAAATCGCTGTAATATTGAATTAGACCAAAAAAATGCTCCTATCCAAATGAAAAACCAAGCAGCTTAGCCAGGATTCAAGACATACATGACTAGCAAGCATGTACCATAGAAGATAGTATGCAGCACCAGCCCAAGCGCTGTCAGCAAAAGCACCAGCAGTCTTTTTCAGGTCTGAAGTTAAAGGAATAAAGCGGAAAAATCTTGGGATGTATTGAAGAAAGACGATAATTAACAATGCTTGTTTAGTAGCCAAAACCTCTGAACCTTTCTTGGTCTCAGTAAGATATTTCCACACTACCATCTGCAAACAAgaattaagtaaataataaagcCAGAGCAGAACAGATGATAAATGCATAGCAAACTCAATGTGTTTCCATGTCCACTTTTAGCAACAAAAAGACTGGTAAAAAAGCCACTGTCAAAGAGCTTTAGAAGAAGTATTGTGTCTCAAACCTGTGGTAAAGGTAGCACAGCAAGAAAATCAACAATGAAGTAATGACGTAAATAACGAGCAGCTATCTGTCCAGAATCTATAACAAGTTCACCTCGACCAAAAACCCGTGATGAAGGTGCAACGTAGGCTGTTCGAAACTGAAG is a genomic window containing:
- the LOC8280246 gene encoding putative cyclic nucleotide-gated ion channel 7; protein product: MFDCGYKSQFIGGQREKFVRLDDIDSTMSLNTNKAGMKKFWLNLEGFSLRGRRKRNPSQSFRFGMKKGSEGLITFGRHLKTGVSRAVFPEDLKVSEKMIFDPQDKSLLLWNRLFVISCILAVSVDPLFFYLPVFNYKMVCLGMDTNLAATITAVRTMLDAFYLLRMTLQFRTAYVAPSSRVFGRGELVIDSGQIAARYLRHYFIVDFLAVLPLPQMVVWKYLTETKKGSEVLATKQALLIIVFLQYIPRFFRFIPLTSDLKKTAGAFADSAWAGAAYYLLWYMLASHIAGAFWYLLAVERKDTCWQKACIQSGRCVISFLYCGNRVLPGFHEWRRISEGVLSKNCNVAEDGNSNFNYGIYTQAMLSDIVASRIFVTKFFYCLWWGLQNLSTLGQGLATSTYPLEVLFSIAIAISGLILFALLIGNMQTYLSSITVRLEEMRIKRRDSEQWMHHRLLPQDLRERVRRYDQYKWLETRGVDEESLVQTLPKDLRRDIKRHLCLNLVRRVPLFANMDERLLDAICERLKPSLYTEQTYIVREGDPVDEMLFIIRGRLESVTTDGGRSGFFNRGFLKEGDFCGEELLTWALDPKAGASLPSSTRTVWALTEVEAFALEAEELKFVASQFRRLHSRQVQHTFRFYSQQWRTWASCLIQASWRRYARRKAAELRMLEEEEDEEKEEMEYEEEYNDEQALVQRSDSSSTLGATLLASRFAANAIRAHRLRSTNSTAGLLTLQKPPEPDFSEE